TAATGTACTGAGGGCCAAGGATAACCAAGGCACTTACAGTGGCCCCAAGAAGTATTTGGATACTTTAAGGAATATTAcagctcaattgacaacatttgtggcataatgttaattaccacaaaaatattttgactcgtccctccttttctttaaaaaaagcaaaaattgggggcctgggtagctcagcgagtaaagacgctgactaccacccctggtgtcgcgAGCTcgatcccagggtgtgctgagtgactccagccaggtctcctaagcaaccaaattggcccggttgctagggagggtagagtcacatggggtaacctccttgtggtcgttataatgtgggtcgctctcgttggggcacgtggtgagttgtgtgtggatgctgtggagaatagcgtgaagcctctacatgcggtacgtctccacggtaacgtgctcaacaagccacgtgttaagatgcgcagattgacggtctcagacgcagaggcaactgagattcgtcctccaccatccggattgaggcgagtcactataccaccacaaggacttagagcacaaggagaaaaaggggaggggaaaaaaataacaaaaatagaagttacagtgaggcacttacaatggaagtgaatggggccaatttttagagggtgtaaaggcaaaaatgtaaagcttataatttataaaatacttgcattaattcctctgttcaaacaagtgtattatttgagcagtacatttttttgttttcagaatcagaatcagaagaatcagaatgagctttattgccaagtatgcttacacatacaaggaatttgtcttggtgaaaggagcttccagtgcacaaacaatacagcaacaagacagagataataataaaaaataattaaaaaataaataaaaatagaataaaaatgaaaagtgaagagaaaataaaatatacgtacatagaaatacacaataggacaatatatataatatatacaggtacatcttgtggctatacttttgaaacagtgagtgttttaatgtttacagattggcctcattcagattaattttatatatatttttttaaaaattaggggaaagtttaaatacatttttgtggtaatcaatatggtcacaaatgctgttaactgagcttaacctgtattgaacccggaatattcctttaagccacacttaaacatttctgaagttcattgttttaaatacaaaatattgaagcaagtggtatctgcaaacaaatgatcctAGAGCTATTTTTAGAAATAACTTCAACGTTTTGAGCCTTTTTTtatgacttttaaccaactggtgctaagtcagttcccctcaagttcacacaggagGTCAGCACACTATGGACATGTTTCACTAATGTGTGACAACCAGGAAGTGTTCAAATacctttttgtctttattttgaacagtaatgttttatcattattttaaacCAGAGAACTTCTTTTTGATAAATGATTTGCTTTAAAAGTGTGCATGTGCTATATGCCTTTAATATAAATGCAAAGAcaattttttaaagggatagttcacataaaatgaaaattctctcatttactcaccctcatgccatcccagatgtgtatgactttatttcttctgctgaacacaaatgaagattttttgaagaatatctcagctctgtaggtccatacaatgcaagtaaatggtgaccagaactttaaggctccaaaaagcacataaaggcagcataaaagtaatccatacgactccagtggttaaatccaagtcttcagaagtgatatgataagtgtgggtgagaaacagatcaatatttaagtcctttttactatcaatctccactttcacattcttcttcttttgctttttggtGAGTCaaatttttcatgcatattgccacctttggggcagggaggagaatttatagtaaaaaaggacttaaatattgatgaaccgtttctcatccatacctatcatatcgcttcagaagatctggagtcttatggattacttttatgctgcctttatgtgctttttggagcttcaaagttctgataaccattcacttgcattatgaggaccaaaagagctgagaaactcATCTAAAACTCTTACTGTGTTacgcagaagacagaaagtcatacacagatgatggcatgagtaaatgaagagactaaagaatatttatttttcagtgaactatcccttcaagagtGGCCAAATGTCCAAACAGGCACCCGCATGCATCAAAATTAAGTTGCAATTATATTGATATTGTCATGCACGTAATAAGTCTAATTTTAAGGCACTTTATAATAAAGTGTAACTGTAAACGGTCGTGTTAAATAGTTCATGGGTCATGCAATGTTTAAATGAAGTGAAATATGATGCATAGGATAATCTCAAAGCTCAGGCACACCGGGGCGGGAAAGCAGTCGGCAGCTTTTGATCTTTCAATTTGAAATAATCAAATTCCTAAAGGACTATAATCCGTCATGTTGTGCTAACTCCAGGGGGGGGGCTCTTACCGTCATTTTGGCCGTCTTGCGCTTCGGAAATATTAGGCATTAGAGGGGAACTTGGCACAGACTCGCTGTCGCCGGAAAAATAGCCACTAGAGGACCTGGAGAAGTTTCGGGACAGCGGTGACCTCGACTGGTAACCATGAGGACCACTCGACATGGAAATCCCTCCCCTTAACGGGTCCCCATCGCTCGGCTGAGGGAAGGCAAACTGCTCGGAGCGCAAGACCTCTCCGCCGCCGGTGCTCTCTCCGCTTCCCCGCGTCTCTTCTAAAGAAGCCGGGCCATTAGCCAGCGTTTGCTCTCTGCGGAACAAATGAAACACTCATTACTGTCTTTTTCAAGCGTTTCGAAGAGGAACTGTGtgcttctttatttatttatttatttatttattttgctcagTTGGCAGCGAACGCTACGAGTAGACCCGGTGAAGTGCGTCACAGTCGATCTCCACTTCAACTTCCCTTTTCTTCCTTAGAGCAAAACACTGGAGTCAAATCTACAGTTTTGGAATAAAACTCTTGAATTCACGAAACGAGCGTGTCCCATGTAGCGTCGAGATCGCGTTGTATGTATGCGTCAATCGCAGTGGTCTCGAGAGGGTGTGTTATGGTCGTTTGTTTAAAATGAAAACGTATAGTTATCTGTAACACTTGAAACTCTGCCAGTAACTATATAAATATGGGCTAAACCGCGTCGCTACGATGACAAAGCATAGCCACAAATATATAGCCTAAATGATACCCCAAACGATGAATATAACGCACAAtataaacacaacaaaacaactgTTCGTCATGCTATCGTAGTATGATCTTTGATATATTTGTTGCGCATGCACTTGTCAGCTGCCCACTAAATACTAAGTACCGCACTGTCAATGCACAATACTGTAGGTGCGCGCGACATAGAAACATTCGCGCTGCGAATTcgcgttttatttttattacaatttgATTGCATTTGACAGCGACGGGTAAAGTCAGTACTCTATACTTTACTGTAAGTAATGTTCAAGCTTAACAATCGAATTTGACGCGATTTCTTTTCACCGCGAGAGCGACGGCAAACACTTTCGTTCGCACCAAAAACAAAGTTTCCTTTTAATAGGAGCGCGTTGACGCCTCCAAGTGTTCAGGCAAACGGACAACAAGACAATAGAGCAAAGTAACGCGAGTGTCAGTCTAGCCGAAATCTTGGTTGCAAACTTTTCGTGTCCAATTTGAAAGTAAAGCGCGAATAAATGCAACTCTCAATGTGACTCGTCGTATAGAATATCGCCCGGTGTGCACATACAGAACTttgacaacaacaataacaaccgCAAGTTTCATCGCAATTCTCTATTTTGACTAATCCAGCGGTGTGGGTAACGGAAAACAAAGCAAACAGGTGCCTGACTTTATCCGTCTCAAAACACGGTTAAGTTATTCAGTCTGCGGAAATGTCAATGCTATTAGTCCATTAAGGGGAGTGGACTCAAATCTAGTGCATCTTAACTTTTGTTTTCTTTGCCACATTGTTTGGCTGGACACGACGCAACGCGAAGCCGATCAGAGACAAAACGCGCATCGTAAGTTTTCGCTTTTTTCCGCCGCGCGCGCAACATTGTCTTTGCGCGTAATTGCGCGTCGCTAAAATTAAATACTAACGCTGACTACAACGCATGGTGAACTTGACTAATAAATAAACGTGTAACTACATTTACTAAACCAAATGGCCTTTCTTGGGTTTTAAATCACAGCGATCATGTGTCCAAATAAAACGCGTAGCCTACTTTAATTGCGTATAATTCTTTTTTGAGAGACAATGTTGTAATTTAGAGATGGTGCTGTTGAATTTAACACAAAAGAAAACGTAGACTTAGAGACAGCCGGCATAATGCACGATACTCCCGAATGAACTCACCTGGACGTGTCCGACATATCCGCTGAGGCATACGCTTTAGCGCATCATAATAGCGATAAAAATAACAAAGGGGGGAAAATAGAAATATCCaagagatataaaaaataaataaataaaaaaacacaataaaaaaaaaaaaagctctgttgtgaacaaaaaaaaaaaactattccaaTTTCAGACAATCGATGACTTTAAAATCTCGACGAATTTATTCCCTTTTGAGGAGCTGCCACAAAAGAAGTTCCTGTTTGAGAAACGTCCACAAGATTGTTTTTGGAGTGTCTCTTTTGTCTCGGTTGGATTTTAAGTGTACTTCCTCGCCGAGGCTCGCTCCCCTGCGACCGCACCGCAGAGAGAGCAAGTTGTTCTAAAGTCTATTTACTGAAGCGAACGCTAAGAGCAGCAGCTGCGCAAAACCACGCCCACAATGGGGCGTGATCTGTCACGTGCTCCGCCCATTGGGCTGGGAACTTCTCAAACCACAGTCACGCTCCACATGTACACAAAGATTAAACATCACACTGTATTTATTTTgcacaatattttttgttttgcaagGGCTAGCCTCTTTTGTGGTATATTTCATGTACAGTCTGGTCAAATAATGTTTGAATCACAAGCGACATATCAAAAGTGCACTGTGGTAATTATGTAACAATGCAATATGTAATACAGACCGTTTTATTAACATTCTAAGCATTCTGTATGTACATTAATAGCACAGCACATGTACCCAGACGTCTATTGGATgtttgtgtttacatctggaagacatatttttttttagatctgtAATACATCTGTAAGACGTTTCCTTTGGAAGTTAATAAGACATACAGCCTTTGtcttttgagatgtttatgactaagaatgtttgtaaatctgatcttttaagatgtttagcagataagAATGCACCGCTTTACAGATGAAATATTCTtgaacagacatcttggagacaTATGTGCTTTCTGGGTATTTTATCttattaatgaaacaatctgcATATAGGTAACTTTCTAATTTGAACACTAAACAA
The genomic region above belongs to Myxocyprinus asiaticus isolate MX2 ecotype Aquarium Trade chromosome 23, UBuf_Myxa_2, whole genome shotgun sequence and contains:
- the LOC127413563 gene encoding bcl-2-like protein 11, with amino-acid sequence MSDTSREQTLANGPASLEETRGSGESTGGGEVLRSEQFAFPQPSDGDPLRGGISMSSGPHGYQSRSPLSRNFSRSSSGYFSGDSESVPSSPLMPNISEAQDGQNDEVWFADRSNQHVQMAAPVGAMRPEEVLVAWELRRIGDEFNCLYFQGVVAGGNNAGQLRAPNEHAIIVWMNDLIGRIVQIFLRRR